Proteins from one Desulfonema limicola genomic window:
- the rdgC gene encoding recombination-associated protein RdgC, producing the protein MGLLSSTVSITRYKVEGHIEEPVLENITDNLKKNTISEFIEQDETEKITGWTSFENPYQPDFEGSSFSIGTYLLFSLRIDKKTIPAKVIKQHYTLEIAKKLAETGRENLSKNEKQAVKDHVIYVLSQRIPAVPNTYDLVWNYEDAVLWFFSTQKSANEELENLFSKSFKLNLIRMFPYTIADLTAGLSEPDREVLSKLSPAGFTE; encoded by the coding sequence ATGGGTTTATTATCATCTACTGTTTCTATAACACGATATAAAGTTGAAGGTCATATTGAAGAACCTGTTCTTGAAAACATTACAGACAATCTTAAGAAAAACACTATTTCAGAATTTATTGAACAAGATGAAACAGAAAAAATAACAGGATGGACATCTTTTGAAAATCCATATCAGCCTGATTTTGAAGGTTCTTCTTTTTCAATTGGAACATATCTTTTATTTTCTCTGCGGATTGATAAAAAAACCATACCTGCAAAAGTAATAAAACAGCATTATACATTGGAAATAGCAAAAAAACTTGCAGAAACAGGCCGTGAAAATTTATCAAAAAACGAAAAACAGGCTGTCAAAGATCATGTTATATATGTTCTCAGCCAGCGTATTCCTGCAGTACCAAATACTTATGACCTTGTATGGAATTATGAAGATGCTGTGTTATGGTTTTTCTCAACCCAGAAATCTGCTAATGAAGAACTGGAAAACCTGTTTTCAAAATCATTTAAATTAAATCTTATTCGAATGTTTCCCTATACAATTGCTGATTTAACTGCAGGACTTTCAGAACCTGACCGTGAAGTGCTTTCAAAATTATCCCCTGCTGGGTTTACGGAGTAA
- the dnaN gene encoding DNA polymerase III subunit beta, producing MKFIINKNDIKSILAKVQGITGRRTNLAITETVLIEALESSIKITATDLETGFEGEYPASVESQGIIAINAKKLYEIVRDFPTGDINIDEVENRWIQIGNHNIEYHIVGMNPEDYPDTPKFDNISFFEMDSASLKRMIEKTVIIVGASEDKRAHINGVYLDYLENKDNKLIKMISTDGSRLSLVDYIYDAKKAPFESGVLIPKKGLHEVSKFLDTQGRVYVGLKESQLVIKKDTEILTVRLLEGDFPRYAEIVARNQGYDIVVDRQLFLLMLKRMAILYSDDYKSVVFNFTENKLQVTATNPDIGESKEDMNIEYLGEPVEIAFNPKYFIETLNVIDDEFVNINLINGEKPCLLEGDKDKSYLSVIMPMRL from the coding sequence ATGAAATTTATAATAAATAAAAATGATATAAAAAGTATTCTTGCAAAGGTGCAGGGCATAACTGGAAGAAGGACAAACCTTGCTATCACAGAAACTGTTTTAATTGAAGCCCTTGAATCAAGTATAAAGATTACAGCCACAGACCTTGAAACAGGGTTTGAAGGTGAATATCCTGCATCTGTTGAATCTCAGGGTATTATAGCTATAAATGCTAAAAAACTTTATGAGATTGTCAGGGATTTTCCCACAGGAGACATCAATATTGATGAGGTTGAAAACAGGTGGATTCAAATAGGTAATCATAATATTGAATATCATATTGTTGGAATGAACCCTGAAGATTATCCTGACACTCCAAAATTTGATAATATTTCTTTTTTTGAAATGGATTCAGCATCACTCAAGCGGATGATAGAAAAAACTGTTATTATTGTTGGAGCATCTGAGGATAAACGCGCTCATATTAACGGGGTTTATCTTGATTATCTTGAAAATAAAGATAATAAATTAATAAAAATGATTTCAACAGATGGCAGCCGTTTATCCCTTGTGGATTATATCTATGATGCTAAAAAAGCTCCTTTTGAATCAGGTGTATTAATACCTAAAAAAGGTCTGCATGAGGTATCAAAATTTTTAGATACTCAGGGCAGGGTTTATGTGGGATTAAAAGAAAGCCAGCTAGTAATAAAAAAAGATACGGAAATACTCACAGTTCGTCTTCTTGAAGGTGATTTTCCAAGATACGCTGAGATTGTCGCAAGAAACCAAGGCTATGATATTGTTGTTGACAGGCAGTTATTTCTTCTGATGCTCAAAAGAATGGCTATTTTGTATTCTGATGATTATAAAAGCGTTGTGTTTAACTTTACTGAAAACAAACTCCAGGTTACAGCAACAAACCCTGATATTGGTGAATCAAAAGAAGATATGAATATAGAATATTTGGGAGAGCCTGTTGAAATAGCTTTTAATCCTAAATATTTTATTGAGACCCTTAATGTGATTGATGATGAATTTGTCAATATTAACCTCATTAATGGAGAAAAACCCTGCCTGCTTGAAGGGGATAAAGATAAAAGTTATTTAAGTGTAATTATGCCGATGAGATTATGA
- a CDS encoding NAD(+) synthase, protein MTRPFNSIYSHGFIRAAVCIPVLRVADPGFNLEQTIRLAKKASDINAGLALFPEMGISAYSNEDLFHQDALLEACEDAVIKLIEASQNLTPVILAGSPMQVEGKLFNCALIIYQGRLLGIVPKTFIPNYREFYEKRQFTSANDAITDYVNFLGQKIPFGNNLVFDAVNVKNFSIAAEICEDLWTPIPPSTYCALAGATIIANLSASNITIGKAEYRRNLCASHSGKCISAYLYSAAGPGESTTDLAWDGYALIYESSELLAKSERFIDKPQIIAADIDIEKLAQERMRTTSFNDSAGIIKDKLRSMRHIGFEFQIPSAKISLMRNVERFPFVPENPLKRDERCFEAYNIQIHGLMKRLSSSGINKIVIGVSGGLDSTQALIVAAKTMDRLGLSRKNILGYTLPGFATSKTTHKNAVLLMESLGIKSQEIDIRPLALQMMKDIGHPFAENNPVYDITFENIQAGERTSILFRLANFHKAMVLGTGDLSEIALGWSTYGVGDHMSHYNVNASVPKTMIQHLIRWVINTDQFAPETGIILRSILDTEISPELIPPKQGETEQPAQSTEAVIGPYELQDFNLYYITRFGFRPGKVAFLSHHAWHDRTKGKWSDLLAPEKRNQYNIKDIKKWLHVFLYRFFKISQFKRSAAPNSPKVGSGGSLSPRGDWRAPSDSEAVVWIDELQKNVPDEI, encoded by the coding sequence ATGACCCGTCCATTTAACTCCATCTATTCCCACGGATTTATCCGTGCTGCTGTCTGTATTCCTGTTTTACGTGTAGCAGATCCGGGATTTAATCTGGAACAGACAATCAGGCTGGCAAAAAAAGCATCTGATATAAATGCAGGACTGGCTCTTTTTCCTGAAATGGGTATTTCTGCATATTCCAATGAAGATCTTTTTCATCAGGATGCTTTGCTGGAAGCCTGTGAAGATGCTGTAATAAAACTTATTGAAGCAAGTCAAAACCTGACACCTGTTATACTGGCAGGCAGTCCCATGCAGGTAGAAGGAAAGCTTTTTAACTGCGCCCTTATTATTTATCAGGGCAGGCTGCTTGGCATTGTTCCTAAAACCTTTATTCCCAATTACAGGGAATTTTATGAAAAAAGGCAGTTTACCTCGGCAAATGATGCAATAACTGATTATGTCAATTTTCTTGGACAAAAGATTCCTTTTGGCAATAATCTTGTATTTGATGCTGTTAATGTGAAAAACTTTTCCATTGCAGCAGAGATATGTGAAGATTTATGGACTCCCATTCCCCCTTCAACCTATTGCGCCCTTGCAGGAGCAACCATAATTGCAAATCTTTCTGCCAGCAATATAACAATAGGAAAAGCAGAATACCGCCGAAACCTTTGTGCATCACATTCTGGAAAATGTATATCTGCATACCTGTATTCTGCTGCAGGACCCGGGGAATCAACAACTGATCTTGCATGGGATGGATATGCGCTTATTTATGAATCAAGTGAGCTTTTAGCTAAATCTGAAAGATTTATTGATAAACCCCAGATTATTGCAGCAGACATAGATATTGAAAAACTTGCACAAGAAAGAATGCGCACCACCAGCTTTAATGATTCAGCAGGAATAATAAAAGATAAACTCAGGTCTATGCGCCATATTGGTTTTGAATTCCAGATTCCATCAGCAAAGATTTCTCTTATGCGCAATGTGGAAAGATTTCCATTTGTACCTGAAAATCCTTTAAAAAGAGATGAACGCTGTTTTGAAGCTTATAATATCCAGATTCACGGACTTATGAAACGATTGTCATCTTCAGGTATTAATAAAATAGTTATAGGCGTTTCAGGGGGTCTTGATTCCACCCAGGCATTAATTGTTGCTGCAAAAACAATGGACAGGCTAGGATTGTCCAGGAAAAATATACTTGGATACACCCTTCCTGGCTTTGCTACCAGTAAAACCACTCATAAAAATGCTGTTTTACTCATGGAAAGCCTTGGTATTAAATCACAAGAAATTGACATAAGACCCCTGGCACTGCAGATGATGAAAGATATTGGACATCCTTTTGCAGAAAATAATCCTGTTTATGATATTACTTTTGAAAATATTCAGGCAGGAGAGCGCACATCTATTTTATTCAGGCTGGCTAATTTTCATAAGGCAATGGTGCTGGGAACAGGAGATTTAAGTGAAATAGCTCTTGGATGGTCAACATATGGAGTAGGAGACCATATGTCCCATTATAATGTAAATGCTTCGGTTCCAAAAACCATGATTCAGCATCTTATACGCTGGGTTATTAATACAGATCAATTTGCTCCTGAAACAGGAATAATACTGAGATCAATCCTTGATACAGAAATATCACCTGAACTTATTCCCCCAAAACAGGGAGAAACAGAACAGCCTGCACAAAGCACTGAAGCAGTAATTGGCCCCTATGAATTACAGGATTTTAATCTATACTATATAACCAGGTTTGGTTTTCGGCCTGGTAAAGTTGCATTTTTAAGCCATCATGCCTGGCATGACCGCACAAAAGGAAAATGGTCAGACCTGCTGGCTCCTGAAAAGCGTAATCAATATAATATAAAGGATATAAAAAAATGGCTTCATGTTTTTCTTTACCGGTTTTTTAAAATAAGCCAGTTCAAAAGGTCTGCAGCTCCCAACAGCCCAAAAGTAGGATCAGGAGGTTCTTTGTCTCCCCGGGGAGACTGGCGCGCTCCAAGTGATTCAGAAGCTGTTGTATGGATTGATGAATTGCAGAAAAATGTACCTGATGAGATTTAA
- a CDS encoding aminotransferase class IV, with product MKKEAVSDYYILNNRLCPVKDMTIFDSIGNNAIYEVIKIIDSIPLFFESHMERLRHSAELSGFKIKTKDKEIYKNILLLVKENKCDHINVKLVRSVSKSGTDEIFLIYFIYSEYPGKDVYEHGIHTILFEAERPDPNIKTLKGSFRENVKDQREASGAYEALLVDKNGYISEGSRSNIFFIKHGEIFTSPAEFVLLGVTRQQVMELCSSMRMRVTERCIHKNELSGIEGAFITGTTVDVLPVSSVGKIQIPSVFQPQIKKIIDRFNKKVNQYIEKHKS from the coding sequence ATGAAAAAAGAAGCTGTATCAGATTATTATATTTTAAATAATAGATTATGCCCTGTCAAAGATATGACAATTTTTGATTCTATAGGGAACAATGCAATATATGAGGTTATAAAGATCATTGACAGTATTCCTCTTTTTTTTGAATCTCACATGGAAAGATTAAGACATTCTGCTGAATTATCAGGTTTTAAGATTAAAACAAAAGACAAGGAAATATACAAAAACATCTTACTTCTGGTAAAAGAAAATAAATGTGATCATATTAATGTTAAACTTGTCAGGTCTGTGTCAAAATCCGGAACAGATGAAATCTTTTTAATCTATTTTATTTATTCAGAATATCCTGGAAAAGATGTATATGAACACGGGATTCATACTATCTTGTTTGAAGCAGAAAGGCCTGATCCTAATATTAAAACATTAAAAGGTTCTTTTCGTGAAAATGTAAAGGATCAAAGGGAGGCATCAGGAGCATATGAAGCCCTGCTTGTAGATAAAAACGGATATATCAGCGAGGGCAGCAGATCCAATATATTTTTTATTAAACATGGAGAGATTTTTACATCTCCTGCTGAATTTGTATTATTAGGAGTAACCAGGCAGCAGGTAATGGAGCTTTGCAGTTCCATGAGAATGAGGGTTACTGAACGCTGTATTCATAAAAATGAATTGTCAGGGATTGAAGGAGCTTTTATAACAGGAACAACAGTTGATGTTCTTCCGGTATCTTCAGTAGGAAAAATCCAGATTCCCTCGGTTTTTCAACCCCAGATAAAAAAAATAATAGACAGATTCAATAAAAAGGTTAATCAGTATATAGAAAAACACAAAAGCTGA
- the gyrB gene encoding DNA topoisomerase (ATP-hydrolyzing) subunit B gives MIKEQNNYNAGNIKILEGLEAVRKRPSMYIGNVDVEGLHHLVYEVVDNSIDEAMAGYCDTVNVTIHTNNSISVEDNGRGIPVGMHEKENVPAAEVVLTKLHAGGKFDNDSYKVSGGLHGVGISVVNALSSLLELEIYCEGKIYYQTFEKGKKTRELEIIGSTEKRGTKIHFFPDTGIMNSDDFNYDILVRRLRELAFLNKGVRIIIEDERSDQKDEFFYEGGLSSFVEYLNRRHTPLHDPIFIQGERNDVQIEVAIQYNDTFKEKMLSFANNINTIEGGFHLVGFKAALTRSLNQYASSDNLPKNLQAKIGGDDVREGLTAIVSVRIKEPQFEGQTKTKLGNSDVKGLVESLMNEKLGIFLEENPGVAKKIIAKAVDAARARDAARRARDLARSKGALIDSTLPGKLAECQYSDPAAREIFLVEGDSAGGSAKQGRDRRFQAILPLKGKILNVEKARFDKILRSDEIKNIITALGTGVGREEYDISKIRYHKVVIMTDADVDGSHIRTLLLTFFYRQMKEVIENGYLYIAQPPLFKVGKGKNEIYIKDEAGFSEHILKRICSQKNIKNSKGDKILSDNELFLFMGNLFEYIDIVSKLERRGIQPELLELIIKEGVDDKQFLQDHEKMEKLKHTLSSRGCEVSELSWNEERGVYEMKVLPCEISDKEEMIKQDTSHKFQTIEIGRGFIHSPDFQKCLVLGKKIYEFDYPPFSVFSPDKEDDAVMIDDKKSLFSFLIEEGKKGINIQRYKGLGEMNPDQLWETTMNPEKRIMLRVKIEDAEEADEIFTLLMGDVVEPRREFIQNNALEVNTLDI, from the coding sequence ATGATAAAAGAACAAAATAATTATAATGCTGGTAATATAAAAATTCTTGAAGGTCTTGAAGCAGTAAGAAAAAGACCTTCCATGTACATTGGAAATGTTGATGTTGAAGGCCTTCACCACCTTGTCTATGAGGTTGTTGACAATAGTATTGATGAAGCAATGGCCGGATACTGTGATACTGTTAATGTAACTATTCATACTAACAATAGTATCAGTGTTGAAGATAATGGCAGGGGTATTCCAGTAGGAATGCATGAAAAAGAAAATGTTCCTGCTGCTGAAGTGGTATTAACCAAGCTTCATGCAGGAGGAAAATTTGACAATGATTCCTATAAGGTTTCAGGAGGGCTTCACGGGGTTGGTATCTCGGTGGTAAATGCTCTATCTTCATTATTGGAACTTGAAATATATTGTGAAGGAAAAATATATTATCAAACCTTTGAAAAAGGCAAAAAAACCAGGGAACTGGAAATTATAGGCAGTACTGAAAAAAGGGGAACCAAGATTCATTTTTTTCCTGATACAGGGATTATGAATTCTGATGATTTTAATTATGACATCCTGGTTCGCAGGTTAAGAGAACTGGCTTTTTTAAATAAAGGGGTCAGGATTATTATTGAAGATGAGCGCTCGGATCAAAAAGATGAATTTTTTTATGAAGGGGGATTGTCCTCATTTGTTGAATATCTTAACCGAAGGCATACTCCTTTACATGATCCTATTTTTATTCAAGGAGAAAGAAATGATGTTCAGATTGAGGTAGCTATTCAATATAATGATACTTTTAAGGAAAAAATGCTTTCCTTTGCAAATAATATCAATACTATTGAAGGCGGATTTCATCTTGTTGGATTTAAAGCTGCTCTTACAAGGTCTTTAAACCAGTATGCTTCAAGTGATAATCTTCCTAAAAATCTTCAGGCAAAGATAGGCGGAGATGATGTAAGGGAAGGTCTTACAGCTATTGTCAGTGTGCGTATAAAAGAACCTCAGTTTGAAGGCCAGACCAAAACAAAGCTGGGAAATAGTGATGTAAAAGGACTTGTTGAATCCCTGATGAATGAAAAGCTGGGTATTTTTCTTGAGGAAAATCCTGGTGTAGCTAAAAAGATTATTGCCAAAGCTGTGGATGCAGCCAGGGCAAGGGATGCAGCCAGACGAGCCAGGGATCTTGCAAGGAGCAAAGGAGCATTAATTGATTCAACTCTTCCAGGCAAGCTTGCAGAATGCCAGTATTCTGACCCTGCTGCAAGAGAGATATTTCTTGTTGAAGGTGACAGTGCCGGCGGAAGTGCAAAACAGGGCAGGGATAGAAGATTTCAGGCAATACTGCCTCTTAAAGGCAAGATATTAAATGTTGAAAAAGCCCGTTTTGATAAGATTTTACGCAGTGATGAGATAAAAAATATTATAACAGCTTTGGGAACAGGCGTTGGCAGGGAAGAATATGATATAAGCAAGATTCGTTATCATAAGGTTGTTATAATGACAGATGCTGACGTTGACGGATCACATATCAGGACTCTTCTTTTAACATTTTTTTACAGGCAGATGAAAGAAGTGATTGAAAACGGGTATCTCTATATTGCCCAGCCTCCTTTGTTTAAAGTAGGAAAAGGCAAAAATGAGATTTATATTAAAGATGAGGCTGGTTTTAGCGAGCATATCCTGAAAAGAATATGCAGTCAGAAGAATATTAAAAATTCAAAAGGTGATAAAATTTTATCAGATAATGAGCTGTTTTTGTTCATGGGAAATCTTTTTGAATATATAGATATTGTGTCAAAACTGGAAAGACGCGGTATCCAGCCTGAACTTCTGGAACTTATTATAAAAGAAGGTGTTGATGACAAGCAGTTTCTCCAGGATCATGAAAAAATGGAAAAACTTAAACACACTCTTTCAAGCAGGGGATGTGAGGTCAGTGAATTATCCTGGAATGAAGAACGCGGTGTTTATGAAATGAAGGTTTTGCCATGTGAAATTTCAGATAAAGAAGAAATGATAAAACAAGATACAAGCCATAAGTTTCAAACAATTGAAATAGGAAGAGGATTTATCCATTCCCCTGATTTTCAAAAATGCCTGGTTTTAGGAAAAAAGATTTATGAATTTGATTATCCTCCATTTTCAGTTTTTTCTCCTGACAAAGAAGATGATGCAGTAATGATAGATGATAAAAAATCCCTTTTTTCCTTTCTTATTGAAGAAGGAAAAAAAGGGATTAATATCCAGCGCTACAAAGGTCTTGGCGAGATGAATCCAGATCAATTGTGGGAGACTACCATGAATCCTGAAAAACGTATAATGCTGAGAGTTAAAATAGAAGATGCTGAAGAAGCAGATGAGATTTTTACCCTGCTCATGGGCGATGTTGTAGAACCAAGAAGAGAATTTATCCAAAATAATGCTCTTGAGGTCAATACTCTGGATATATAA
- a CDS encoding lytic transglycosylase domain-containing protein → MMNIFKKYIYILIYLIVFFILFSNIAVYADIFKYVDENGVMHFTNAPTSSRYKVFIQDKPFGSFFTTNKYDHYISLAAEAHGVAFPLLKAIIKAESNFNPRAVSRKGAQGLMQLMPDTAKSLNVYDPFDPWENIMGGTKYFKMLLNRFDGKLQLALAGYNAGPNRVEQHKGIPPFQETQNYVKKVLQYYYRLKKSQPHS, encoded by the coding sequence ATGATGAATATTTTTAAAAAATATATATACATACTTATTTATCTTATTGTTTTTTTTATTTTATTTTCCAATATAGCGGTTTATGCAGATATATTTAAGTATGTTGATGAAAACGGTGTAATGCATTTTACCAATGCTCCTACATCTTCCCGTTATAAGGTTTTTATACAAGATAAACCCTTTGGCTCATTTTTTACAACAAATAAATATGATCATTATATTTCCCTGGCTGCAGAAGCTCATGGTGTTGCTTTTCCATTATTAAAAGCTATTATAAAAGCTGAGTCAAATTTTAATCCCCGTGCTGTTTCAAGAAAAGGTGCTCAGGGGCTTATGCAGCTTATGCCTGATACTGCAAAATCATTAAATGTATATGATCCTTTTGATCCCTGGGAAAATATTATGGGTGGAACCAAGTATTTTAAAATGCTTTTAAACCGGTTTGACGGTAAGCTGCAGCTTGCACTTGCTGGTTATAATGCAGGGCCTAACAGGGTTGAACAGCATAAAGGAATTCCGCCTTTTCAGGAAACCCAGAATTATGTTAAAAAGGTTTTGCAGTATTATTACAGGCTGAAAAAAAGTCAGCCTCATTCATGA
- the plsY gene encoding glycerol-3-phosphate 1-O-acyltransferase PlsY translates to MELMKIAEIILLPFAGYLLGSIPWGLVLTSTFTSVNLRETGSRNTGATNVRRTAGTFMGLLTLMGDVLKGFIPVLIAVNLTNSWHSELCRDFYVSIIILGAFTGHLYPVFLKFKHGGKGIATAGGCFLAVSPIGTAVAVLVFILFVCMTSRVSAGSLAGSFILPLAVWKASGSESLTLCACIIGIWIFFRHKDNIKRLAAGTEPGI, encoded by the coding sequence ATGGAACTAATGAAAATTGCTGAAATAATTTTATTGCCTTTTGCTGGATACTTGCTGGGTTCTATTCCCTGGGGTCTTGTTTTAACCAGCACCTTTACATCTGTAAATTTAAGGGAAACAGGAAGCAGGAATACAGGAGCCACAAATGTAAGAAGAACAGCAGGAACATTTATGGGATTATTAACCCTCATGGGAGATGTGCTTAAAGGCTTTATTCCGGTTCTTATTGCTGTTAATCTTACAAATTCGTGGCACTCAGAATTGTGCAGGGATTTCTATGTTTCAATTATAATTTTAGGAGCTTTTACAGGACATCTGTATCCTGTATTTTTAAAATTTAAGCATGGAGGCAAAGGAATTGCAACTGCCGGGGGATGCTTTTTAGCTGTTTCCCCTATTGGTACAGCAGTTGCAGTCCTGGTCTTTATTTTATTTGTATGTATGACAAGCCGGGTATCAGCCGGGTCCCTGGCAGGTTCATTTATCCTGCCTCTGGCTGTGTGGAAAGCATCAGGCTCAGAAAGTTTGACTCTTTGTGCCTGTATTATCGGGATATGGATTTTTTTCCGTCATAAAGATAATATAAAAAGACTGGCAGCAGGTACAGAACCTGGTATTTAA